A single Xiphias gladius isolate SHS-SW01 ecotype Sanya breed wild chromosome 18, ASM1685928v1, whole genome shotgun sequence DNA region contains:
- the zbtb48 gene encoding telomere zinc finger-associated protein isoform X1, which translates to MPTQKRAKMYSEAGGMPAAESHHAQRVLSSLNQQRAVGRFCDAALNVGGGVVYLAHRNVLACFSELFQQSNMPASPCMEFCLQECPDDGVELLLNFVYTGELKLDLDNLDKVQHAAASLCVPEALALCQQFKETSADPVPFKRKRGRPKKAAPDTTPHCSVKKENLLAVTKDESSLHTDTASCSMAATTTTSATTTRSGRVVKGPRRLVTDESPTTDFAVAETAGKRAPNAPAEKDGGDAAVDNQNPARPTGETEMTESQTDISDNGVARVMEEAEEDDDAGDFDGIAEGSDEEYVPAAEPTSSAPSTSTARKRKAQSKAERIENGEAVEEDSKKDAVQCPVCDKSFKSKYYLKVHNRRHTGERPFGCLKCGKRYFRKENLLIHEIRDCARVQTYTCLTCSSTFNGKEQLRLHVVSHTGEMPHKCSSCPEQFMYKKNLTIHMMKVHGYPKPHACPQCPKTFLTRTELRVHEAAKHRGEKPFVCEECGHRASSRNGLQMHIKAIHRNERPFVCNLCGHAFSQKNNLNMHLRIHSGEKPYQCHLCGKTFRTQASLDKHHRTHTGERPFSCDVCEQRFTEKGALVRHKASKHEEGRPHCCHICGKTFKAREQLRVHLRRHKGMRKFECIDCGYKFTRQAHLRRHIQIHKRTENYNPRQRKLRNVIVQDVDGGSGENGASKTVGASLIAEQSDYAPDTSDIRDPANPETDSATGLGSSCIVRVVIESRDAVMEEVVSNQTLGHVEAAEGFSVPEVLQQTQLVTEAYESTMDMEGMVENGSERKT; encoded by the exons atgcCAACACAAAAACGAG CGAAAATGTACAGTGAAGCTGGAGGGATGCCCGCAGCCGAGAGCCACCACGCTCAGCGCGTCCTGTCCTCCCTgaaccagcagagggcagtagGGAGGTTTTGTGATGCAGCCTTGAACGTGGGAGGTGGGGTGGTCTACCTCGCCCATCGCAACGTCCTCGCCTGCTTCAGTGAACTGTTCCAGCAGTCCAACATGCCCGCCTCACCGTGCATGGAGTTCTGCCTCCAAGAGTGCCCCGACGACGGCGTGGAGCTGCTCCTGAACTTCGTCTACACCGGGGAGCTGAAGCTGGATCTTGACAACCTGGACAAGGTGCAGCACGCGGCTGCCAGCCTGTGTGTGCCAGAGGCGCTGGCACTCTGTCAGCAGTTCAAGGAAACGTCAGCGGACCCTGTGCCTTTCAAGCGTAAGAGAGGCAGACCTAAAAAGGCTGCACCAGACACAACCCCTCATTGCTCGGTCAAAAAAGAGAACTTGCTTGCAGTCACAAAAGATGAGTCCAGTCTCCACACTGACACGGCCAGTTGTAGCATGGCTGCCACCACTACTACCTCGGCCACCACCACCCGCTCCGGGCGTGTAGTGAAGGGCCCCAGGCGACTGGTGACCGATGAGAGCCCCACCACCGATTTTGCAGTGGCCGAAACAGCCGGCAAGAGAGCCCCGAATGCTCCCGCGGAGAAAGACGGCGGTGATGCCGCCGTGGACAATCAAAACCCAGCTCGCCCAACCGGTGAAACTGAG ATGACGGAGTCACAGACTGACATCAGTGACAATGGTGTCGCCCGGGTGAtggaggaggcggaggaagATGATGACGCGGGGGATTTCGACGGGATCGCCGAAGGCTCGGACGAGGAGTACGTGCCCGCTGCCGAGCCCACCTCTTCGGCCCCGTCCACGTCGACGGCACGGAAGCGCAAGGCCCAGAGTAAGGCGGAGAGAATTGAGAACGGTGAGGCCGTGGAGGAAGACTCCAAGAAGGACGCCGTGCAGTGTCCTGTCTGCGACAAATCCTTCAAGAGCAAATACTACCTCAAAGTCCACAACAG GCGGCACACAGGGGAGAGGCCCTTTGGTTGCCTTAAATGTGGGAAGAGGTACTTCAGGAAGGAGAATCTTTTGATACATGAGATCAGAGACTGTGCCAGAGTACAA ACGTACACCTGTCTGACGTGCTCCTCAACGTTTAACGGAAAAGAACAGCTACGTTTGCACGTTGTGTCCCACACAGGAGAAATGCCCCACAAG tgttcatCCTGTCCTGAACAATTCATGTACAAGAAAAACTTGACGATTCACATGATGAAGGTCCATGGTTATCCGAAACCACATGCT TGTCCCCAGTGCCCCAAGACCTTCTTAACTCGGACGGAGCTGCGTGTGCATGAAGCGGCCAAACATCGAGGTGAAAAGCCGTTTGTGTGTGAGGAGTGCGGCCATCGAGCGTCCAGTCGGAACGGCCTGCAGATGCACATCAAAGCCATTCACAG AAACGAGCGCCCTTTTGTCTGTAACCTGTGTGGCCACGCATTCTCCCAGAAGAACAACCTCAACATGCACCTGCGTATACACAGTGGTGAGAAGCCATACCAGTGTCATCTCTGCGGCAAAACCTTCAGGACGCAAG CCAGTCTGGACAAGCACCACCGCACACACACCGGCGAGCGTCCCTTTAGCTGCGACGTTTGTGAGCAGCGGTTCACGGAGAAAGGCGCCCTCGTCCGCCACAAGGCCAGCAAGCACGAGGAAGGTCGCCCCCACTGTTGTCACATATGTGGCAAAACCTTCAAAG CGAGGGAGCAACTTCGCGTTCATCTGCGCCGCCACAAAGGCATGAGGAAGTTTGAGTGTATAGACTGCGGCTACAAGTTCACTCGACAG GCACACCTGAGACGACATATTCAAATCCACAAACGCACCGAGAACTACAACCCCCGGCAGAGGAAACTGAGGAACGTGATAGTGCAGGATGTCGACGGAGGTTCTGGTGAGAACGGAGCATCTAAAACGGTGGGAGCCTCCCTGATCGCTGAGCAGTCAGATTACGCCCCGGACACCAGCGACATCCGGGACCCCGCAAACCCGGAGACGGACTCCGCGACAGGCCTCGGCTCCAGCTGCATCGTGAGGGTGGTGATCGAGTCGAGGGACGcagtgatggaggaggtggtgtCCAATCAGACCCTGGGACATGTCGAGGCAGCGGAGGGTTTCTCCGTGCCTGAAGTCTTGCAGCAAACACAGCTGGTCACTGAGGCTTACGAGTCCACGATGGACATGGAGGGAATGGTTGAGAACGGATCAGAGAGGAAGACCTGA
- the klhl21 gene encoding kelch-like protein 21 isoform X1 yields the protein MEKPVLQTQPSTLPFFDTAHAFNLLRGIHELRAERKFFDVTLCAEGREFHCHRTVLAAASTYFRAMFAGTLRESVMDRVVLHEVSAELLGLLVDFCYTGRVTVTQDNVDLLLKTADLFQFPSVKEACCAFLEQRLDVSNCLEIQDFAEAYACRELAASARRFVLKNIMELAKGTDFERLPWKRLLEFMSDDELCVDKEETVYQIAVRWVKADLQRRMHYWPELLQQVRLPFVRRFFLLAHVESDPLVYLSPTCLRMVNEARSFQSCEYDRHDRPCHRMRPRPSTGLAEILVVVGGCDQDCDELVTVDCYNPQTGQWRYLAEFPDHLGGGYSIAALGNDMYVTGGSDGSRLYDGVWRYKSSVNEWTEVSPMLKAREYHSSCVMKGQLYVVASDSTEHYDHALDCWEALPAMLHPMDNCSTTTCSGRLYAIGCLTGEDTMAIQSFDADTNRWSMVNCGQLPPWSFTPKTVTLNGLIYFVRDDSAEVDVYNPQKNEWDKISPMTQVHVGGSVAVLGGKLYVSGGYDNTFELSDVVEAYDPTTRTWTLAGRLPQPTFWHGSVSIFRQFMPLVSSAFEPTDIPESNAIHLHRHQRHQELHNLNNNLNQNQNQDVNPAH from the exons atggaaaagCCAGTCTTGCAGACACAACCATCCACCCTTCCCTTTTTCGACACGGCCCACGCCTTCAACCTGCTGAGGGGAATCCATGAACTCAGAGCTGAACGGAAGTTTTTCGATGTGACTTTGTGTGCTGAGGGCCGTGAGTTCCACTGTCACCGCACAGTGTTGGCCGCTGCCAGCACGTACTTCCGGGCTATGTTTGCAGGAACGCTGAGGGAGAGTGTTATGGACCGGGTAGTTCTACACGAGGTGTCAGCTGAGCTTTTAGGTCTGCTGGTGGACTTCTGCTACACGGGACGGGTCACCGTCACTCAGGATAACGTTGACCTCCTTCTGAAGACGGCCGATCTGTTTCAGTTTCCCTCAGTCAAAGAGGCCTGCTGTGCATTTCTGGAGCAGCGCCTGGATGTTTCCAACTGCTTAGAGATCCAGGACTTTGCAGAGGCCTATGCTTGTCGAGAGCTGGCAGCCAGTGCTCGCCGCTTTGTCCTGAAAAACATAATGGAGCTGGCTAAAGGGACGGACTTTGAGCGCTTACCTTGGAAGCGCCTGCTGGAGTTTATGTCAGACGACGAGCTTTGTGTGGACAAGGAGGAAACAGTTTATCAAATTGCAGTGCGCTGGGTGAAGGCTGATCTCCAGCGGAGAATGCACTACTGGCCCGAGCTCCTCCAGCAGGTCCGACTCCCTTTTGTCAGGAGGTTCTTTCTTTTGGCCCATGTGGAGAGCGACCCACTGGTCTACCTTTCACCCACCTGCCTCCGCATGGTGAATGAAGCCCGTAGCTTCCAGTCCTGTGAGTATGACCGCCATGACCGGCCCTGCCACCGCATGCGGCCACGGCCATCCACAGGATTGGCAGAAAtcctggtggtggtgggaggatGCGACCAGGACTGTGATGAGCTGGTCACAGTGGACTGTTACAACCCCCAGACTGGACAGTGGCGCTACTTGGCTGAATTCCCTGATCACCTTGGAGGAGGCTACAGCATAGCTGCCCTCGGAAACGATATGTACGTCACAG GTGGCTCTGATGGCTCTCGCCTCTATGATGGTGTGTGGCGCTACAAGTCCAGTGTCAACGAGTGGACAGAGGTGTCGCCCATGCTGAAGGCCCGCGAGTACCACAGCTCTTGTGTGATGAAAGGTCAGCTCTACGTGGTGGCGTCGGACAGCACCGAGCACTACGATCACGCTCTGGACTGCTGGGAGGCCTTACCAGCCATGCTGCACCCCATGGACAACTGCTCCACCACCACATGCAGCGGGCGCTTGTATGCTATTGGCTGCCTGACCGGGGAGGACACCATGGCCATCCAGAGCTTTGATGCAGACACCAACCGCTGGTCCATGGTCAACTGTGGACAGCTGCCTCCTTGGTCCTTCACACCAAAAACTGTGACCCTCAATGGCCTCATCTACTTCGTTAG GGATGACTCAGCTGAGGTGGATGTTTATAACCCTCAAAAGAACGAGTGGGACAAAATTAGTCCCATGACACAG GTCCATGTTGGAGGTAGTGTGGCAGTCCTGGGGGGTAAATTATACGTGTCTGGTGGTTATGACAATACGTTCGAGCTGTCAGATGTGGTGGAAGCCTACGACCCGACCACCCGCACCTGGACTCTCGCTGGACGACTACCTCAGCCGACCTTCTGGCATGGCAGCGTCAGCATATTCCGCCAGTTCATGCCCCTGGTGTCCAGTGCATTCGAACCTACTGACATACCCGAGTCAAACGCCATTCACCTGCACCGGCACCAGCGTCACCAAGAGCTCCACAATCTTAACAACAATCTCAACCAAAACCAGAACCAGGATGTGAACCCAGCGCACTGA
- the zbtb48 gene encoding telomere zinc finger-associated protein isoform X2 translates to MQLSTKMYSEAGGMPAAESHHAQRVLSSLNQQRAVGRFCDAALNVGGGVVYLAHRNVLACFSELFQQSNMPASPCMEFCLQECPDDGVELLLNFVYTGELKLDLDNLDKVQHAAASLCVPEALALCQQFKETSADPVPFKRKRGRPKKAAPDTTPHCSVKKENLLAVTKDESSLHTDTASCSMAATTTTSATTTRSGRVVKGPRRLVTDESPTTDFAVAETAGKRAPNAPAEKDGGDAAVDNQNPARPTGETEMTESQTDISDNGVARVMEEAEEDDDAGDFDGIAEGSDEEYVPAAEPTSSAPSTSTARKRKAQSKAERIENGEAVEEDSKKDAVQCPVCDKSFKSKYYLKVHNRRHTGERPFGCLKCGKRYFRKENLLIHEIRDCARVQTYTCLTCSSTFNGKEQLRLHVVSHTGEMPHKCSSCPEQFMYKKNLTIHMMKVHGYPKPHACPQCPKTFLTRTELRVHEAAKHRGEKPFVCEECGHRASSRNGLQMHIKAIHRNERPFVCNLCGHAFSQKNNLNMHLRIHSGEKPYQCHLCGKTFRTQASLDKHHRTHTGERPFSCDVCEQRFTEKGALVRHKASKHEEGRPHCCHICGKTFKAREQLRVHLRRHKGMRKFECIDCGYKFTRQAHLRRHIQIHKRTENYNPRQRKLRNVIVQDVDGGSGENGASKTVGASLIAEQSDYAPDTSDIRDPANPETDSATGLGSSCIVRVVIESRDAVMEEVVSNQTLGHVEAAEGFSVPEVLQQTQLVTEAYESTMDMEGMVENGSERKT, encoded by the exons ATGCAGCTGTCGA CGAAAATGTACAGTGAAGCTGGAGGGATGCCCGCAGCCGAGAGCCACCACGCTCAGCGCGTCCTGTCCTCCCTgaaccagcagagggcagtagGGAGGTTTTGTGATGCAGCCTTGAACGTGGGAGGTGGGGTGGTCTACCTCGCCCATCGCAACGTCCTCGCCTGCTTCAGTGAACTGTTCCAGCAGTCCAACATGCCCGCCTCACCGTGCATGGAGTTCTGCCTCCAAGAGTGCCCCGACGACGGCGTGGAGCTGCTCCTGAACTTCGTCTACACCGGGGAGCTGAAGCTGGATCTTGACAACCTGGACAAGGTGCAGCACGCGGCTGCCAGCCTGTGTGTGCCAGAGGCGCTGGCACTCTGTCAGCAGTTCAAGGAAACGTCAGCGGACCCTGTGCCTTTCAAGCGTAAGAGAGGCAGACCTAAAAAGGCTGCACCAGACACAACCCCTCATTGCTCGGTCAAAAAAGAGAACTTGCTTGCAGTCACAAAAGATGAGTCCAGTCTCCACACTGACACGGCCAGTTGTAGCATGGCTGCCACCACTACTACCTCGGCCACCACCACCCGCTCCGGGCGTGTAGTGAAGGGCCCCAGGCGACTGGTGACCGATGAGAGCCCCACCACCGATTTTGCAGTGGCCGAAACAGCCGGCAAGAGAGCCCCGAATGCTCCCGCGGAGAAAGACGGCGGTGATGCCGCCGTGGACAATCAAAACCCAGCTCGCCCAACCGGTGAAACTGAG ATGACGGAGTCACAGACTGACATCAGTGACAATGGTGTCGCCCGGGTGAtggaggaggcggaggaagATGATGACGCGGGGGATTTCGACGGGATCGCCGAAGGCTCGGACGAGGAGTACGTGCCCGCTGCCGAGCCCACCTCTTCGGCCCCGTCCACGTCGACGGCACGGAAGCGCAAGGCCCAGAGTAAGGCGGAGAGAATTGAGAACGGTGAGGCCGTGGAGGAAGACTCCAAGAAGGACGCCGTGCAGTGTCCTGTCTGCGACAAATCCTTCAAGAGCAAATACTACCTCAAAGTCCACAACAG GCGGCACACAGGGGAGAGGCCCTTTGGTTGCCTTAAATGTGGGAAGAGGTACTTCAGGAAGGAGAATCTTTTGATACATGAGATCAGAGACTGTGCCAGAGTACAA ACGTACACCTGTCTGACGTGCTCCTCAACGTTTAACGGAAAAGAACAGCTACGTTTGCACGTTGTGTCCCACACAGGAGAAATGCCCCACAAG tgttcatCCTGTCCTGAACAATTCATGTACAAGAAAAACTTGACGATTCACATGATGAAGGTCCATGGTTATCCGAAACCACATGCT TGTCCCCAGTGCCCCAAGACCTTCTTAACTCGGACGGAGCTGCGTGTGCATGAAGCGGCCAAACATCGAGGTGAAAAGCCGTTTGTGTGTGAGGAGTGCGGCCATCGAGCGTCCAGTCGGAACGGCCTGCAGATGCACATCAAAGCCATTCACAG AAACGAGCGCCCTTTTGTCTGTAACCTGTGTGGCCACGCATTCTCCCAGAAGAACAACCTCAACATGCACCTGCGTATACACAGTGGTGAGAAGCCATACCAGTGTCATCTCTGCGGCAAAACCTTCAGGACGCAAG CCAGTCTGGACAAGCACCACCGCACACACACCGGCGAGCGTCCCTTTAGCTGCGACGTTTGTGAGCAGCGGTTCACGGAGAAAGGCGCCCTCGTCCGCCACAAGGCCAGCAAGCACGAGGAAGGTCGCCCCCACTGTTGTCACATATGTGGCAAAACCTTCAAAG CGAGGGAGCAACTTCGCGTTCATCTGCGCCGCCACAAAGGCATGAGGAAGTTTGAGTGTATAGACTGCGGCTACAAGTTCACTCGACAG GCACACCTGAGACGACATATTCAAATCCACAAACGCACCGAGAACTACAACCCCCGGCAGAGGAAACTGAGGAACGTGATAGTGCAGGATGTCGACGGAGGTTCTGGTGAGAACGGAGCATCTAAAACGGTGGGAGCCTCCCTGATCGCTGAGCAGTCAGATTACGCCCCGGACACCAGCGACATCCGGGACCCCGCAAACCCGGAGACGGACTCCGCGACAGGCCTCGGCTCCAGCTGCATCGTGAGGGTGGTGATCGAGTCGAGGGACGcagtgatggaggaggtggtgtCCAATCAGACCCTGGGACATGTCGAGGCAGCGGAGGGTTTCTCCGTGCCTGAAGTCTTGCAGCAAACACAGCTGGTCACTGAGGCTTACGAGTCCACGATGGACATGGAGGGAATGGTTGAGAACGGATCAGAGAGGAAGACCTGA
- the klhl21 gene encoding kelch-like protein 21 isoform X2: MEKPVLQTQPSTLPFFDTAHAFNLLRGIHELRAERKFFDVTLCAEGREFHCHRTVLAAASTYFRAMFAGTLRESVMDRVVLHEVSAELLGLLVDFCYTGRVTVTQDNVDLLLKTADLFQFPSVKEACCAFLEQRLDVSNCLEIQDFAEAYACRELAASARRFVLKNIMELAKGTDFERLPWKRLLEFMSDDELCVDKEETVYQIAVRWVKADLQRRMHYWPELLQQVRLPFVRRFFLLAHVESDPLVYLSPTCLRMVNEARSFQSCEYDRHDRPCHRMRPRPSTGLAEILVVVGGCDQDCDELVTVDCYNPQTGQWRYLAEFPDHLGGGYSIAALGNDMYVTGGSDGSRLYDGVWRYKSSVNEWTEVSPMLKAREYHSSCVMKGQLYVVASDSTEHYDHALDCWEALPAMLHPMDNCSTTTCSGRLYAIGCLTGEDTMAIQSFDADTNRWSMVNCGQLPPWSFTPKTVTLNGLIYFVRDDSAEVDVYNPQKNEWDKISPMTQISLHRKQRCQPHRSISIGRCADVI, from the exons atggaaaagCCAGTCTTGCAGACACAACCATCCACCCTTCCCTTTTTCGACACGGCCCACGCCTTCAACCTGCTGAGGGGAATCCATGAACTCAGAGCTGAACGGAAGTTTTTCGATGTGACTTTGTGTGCTGAGGGCCGTGAGTTCCACTGTCACCGCACAGTGTTGGCCGCTGCCAGCACGTACTTCCGGGCTATGTTTGCAGGAACGCTGAGGGAGAGTGTTATGGACCGGGTAGTTCTACACGAGGTGTCAGCTGAGCTTTTAGGTCTGCTGGTGGACTTCTGCTACACGGGACGGGTCACCGTCACTCAGGATAACGTTGACCTCCTTCTGAAGACGGCCGATCTGTTTCAGTTTCCCTCAGTCAAAGAGGCCTGCTGTGCATTTCTGGAGCAGCGCCTGGATGTTTCCAACTGCTTAGAGATCCAGGACTTTGCAGAGGCCTATGCTTGTCGAGAGCTGGCAGCCAGTGCTCGCCGCTTTGTCCTGAAAAACATAATGGAGCTGGCTAAAGGGACGGACTTTGAGCGCTTACCTTGGAAGCGCCTGCTGGAGTTTATGTCAGACGACGAGCTTTGTGTGGACAAGGAGGAAACAGTTTATCAAATTGCAGTGCGCTGGGTGAAGGCTGATCTCCAGCGGAGAATGCACTACTGGCCCGAGCTCCTCCAGCAGGTCCGACTCCCTTTTGTCAGGAGGTTCTTTCTTTTGGCCCATGTGGAGAGCGACCCACTGGTCTACCTTTCACCCACCTGCCTCCGCATGGTGAATGAAGCCCGTAGCTTCCAGTCCTGTGAGTATGACCGCCATGACCGGCCCTGCCACCGCATGCGGCCACGGCCATCCACAGGATTGGCAGAAAtcctggtggtggtgggaggatGCGACCAGGACTGTGATGAGCTGGTCACAGTGGACTGTTACAACCCCCAGACTGGACAGTGGCGCTACTTGGCTGAATTCCCTGATCACCTTGGAGGAGGCTACAGCATAGCTGCCCTCGGAAACGATATGTACGTCACAG GTGGCTCTGATGGCTCTCGCCTCTATGATGGTGTGTGGCGCTACAAGTCCAGTGTCAACGAGTGGACAGAGGTGTCGCCCATGCTGAAGGCCCGCGAGTACCACAGCTCTTGTGTGATGAAAGGTCAGCTCTACGTGGTGGCGTCGGACAGCACCGAGCACTACGATCACGCTCTGGACTGCTGGGAGGCCTTACCAGCCATGCTGCACCCCATGGACAACTGCTCCACCACCACATGCAGCGGGCGCTTGTATGCTATTGGCTGCCTGACCGGGGAGGACACCATGGCCATCCAGAGCTTTGATGCAGACACCAACCGCTGGTCCATGGTCAACTGTGGACAGCTGCCTCCTTGGTCCTTCACACCAAAAACTGTGACCCTCAATGGCCTCATCTACTTCGTTAG GGATGACTCAGCTGAGGTGGATGTTTATAACCCTCAAAAGAACGAGTGGGACAAAATTAGTCCCATGACACAG ATCTCTTTGCACCGTAAACAGAGGTGTCAGCCACACCGCAGTATATCCATCGGAAGGTGTGCTGACgttatataa
- the zbtb48 gene encoding telomere zinc finger-associated protein isoform X3 — MYSEAGGMPAAESHHAQRVLSSLNQQRAVGRFCDAALNVGGGVVYLAHRNVLACFSELFQQSNMPASPCMEFCLQECPDDGVELLLNFVYTGELKLDLDNLDKVQHAAASLCVPEALALCQQFKETSADPVPFKRKRGRPKKAAPDTTPHCSVKKENLLAVTKDESSLHTDTASCSMAATTTTSATTTRSGRVVKGPRRLVTDESPTTDFAVAETAGKRAPNAPAEKDGGDAAVDNQNPARPTGETEMTESQTDISDNGVARVMEEAEEDDDAGDFDGIAEGSDEEYVPAAEPTSSAPSTSTARKRKAQSKAERIENGEAVEEDSKKDAVQCPVCDKSFKSKYYLKVHNRRHTGERPFGCLKCGKRYFRKENLLIHEIRDCARVQTYTCLTCSSTFNGKEQLRLHVVSHTGEMPHKCSSCPEQFMYKKNLTIHMMKVHGYPKPHACPQCPKTFLTRTELRVHEAAKHRGEKPFVCEECGHRASSRNGLQMHIKAIHRNERPFVCNLCGHAFSQKNNLNMHLRIHSGEKPYQCHLCGKTFRTQASLDKHHRTHTGERPFSCDVCEQRFTEKGALVRHKASKHEEGRPHCCHICGKTFKAREQLRVHLRRHKGMRKFECIDCGYKFTRQAHLRRHIQIHKRTENYNPRQRKLRNVIVQDVDGGSGENGASKTVGASLIAEQSDYAPDTSDIRDPANPETDSATGLGSSCIVRVVIESRDAVMEEVVSNQTLGHVEAAEGFSVPEVLQQTQLVTEAYESTMDMEGMVENGSERKT; from the exons ATGTACAGTGAAGCTGGAGGGATGCCCGCAGCCGAGAGCCACCACGCTCAGCGCGTCCTGTCCTCCCTgaaccagcagagggcagtagGGAGGTTTTGTGATGCAGCCTTGAACGTGGGAGGTGGGGTGGTCTACCTCGCCCATCGCAACGTCCTCGCCTGCTTCAGTGAACTGTTCCAGCAGTCCAACATGCCCGCCTCACCGTGCATGGAGTTCTGCCTCCAAGAGTGCCCCGACGACGGCGTGGAGCTGCTCCTGAACTTCGTCTACACCGGGGAGCTGAAGCTGGATCTTGACAACCTGGACAAGGTGCAGCACGCGGCTGCCAGCCTGTGTGTGCCAGAGGCGCTGGCACTCTGTCAGCAGTTCAAGGAAACGTCAGCGGACCCTGTGCCTTTCAAGCGTAAGAGAGGCAGACCTAAAAAGGCTGCACCAGACACAACCCCTCATTGCTCGGTCAAAAAAGAGAACTTGCTTGCAGTCACAAAAGATGAGTCCAGTCTCCACACTGACACGGCCAGTTGTAGCATGGCTGCCACCACTACTACCTCGGCCACCACCACCCGCTCCGGGCGTGTAGTGAAGGGCCCCAGGCGACTGGTGACCGATGAGAGCCCCACCACCGATTTTGCAGTGGCCGAAACAGCCGGCAAGAGAGCCCCGAATGCTCCCGCGGAGAAAGACGGCGGTGATGCCGCCGTGGACAATCAAAACCCAGCTCGCCCAACCGGTGAAACTGAG ATGACGGAGTCACAGACTGACATCAGTGACAATGGTGTCGCCCGGGTGAtggaggaggcggaggaagATGATGACGCGGGGGATTTCGACGGGATCGCCGAAGGCTCGGACGAGGAGTACGTGCCCGCTGCCGAGCCCACCTCTTCGGCCCCGTCCACGTCGACGGCACGGAAGCGCAAGGCCCAGAGTAAGGCGGAGAGAATTGAGAACGGTGAGGCCGTGGAGGAAGACTCCAAGAAGGACGCCGTGCAGTGTCCTGTCTGCGACAAATCCTTCAAGAGCAAATACTACCTCAAAGTCCACAACAG GCGGCACACAGGGGAGAGGCCCTTTGGTTGCCTTAAATGTGGGAAGAGGTACTTCAGGAAGGAGAATCTTTTGATACATGAGATCAGAGACTGTGCCAGAGTACAA ACGTACACCTGTCTGACGTGCTCCTCAACGTTTAACGGAAAAGAACAGCTACGTTTGCACGTTGTGTCCCACACAGGAGAAATGCCCCACAAG tgttcatCCTGTCCTGAACAATTCATGTACAAGAAAAACTTGACGATTCACATGATGAAGGTCCATGGTTATCCGAAACCACATGCT TGTCCCCAGTGCCCCAAGACCTTCTTAACTCGGACGGAGCTGCGTGTGCATGAAGCGGCCAAACATCGAGGTGAAAAGCCGTTTGTGTGTGAGGAGTGCGGCCATCGAGCGTCCAGTCGGAACGGCCTGCAGATGCACATCAAAGCCATTCACAG AAACGAGCGCCCTTTTGTCTGTAACCTGTGTGGCCACGCATTCTCCCAGAAGAACAACCTCAACATGCACCTGCGTATACACAGTGGTGAGAAGCCATACCAGTGTCATCTCTGCGGCAAAACCTTCAGGACGCAAG CCAGTCTGGACAAGCACCACCGCACACACACCGGCGAGCGTCCCTTTAGCTGCGACGTTTGTGAGCAGCGGTTCACGGAGAAAGGCGCCCTCGTCCGCCACAAGGCCAGCAAGCACGAGGAAGGTCGCCCCCACTGTTGTCACATATGTGGCAAAACCTTCAAAG CGAGGGAGCAACTTCGCGTTCATCTGCGCCGCCACAAAGGCATGAGGAAGTTTGAGTGTATAGACTGCGGCTACAAGTTCACTCGACAG GCACACCTGAGACGACATATTCAAATCCACAAACGCACCGAGAACTACAACCCCCGGCAGAGGAAACTGAGGAACGTGATAGTGCAGGATGTCGACGGAGGTTCTGGTGAGAACGGAGCATCTAAAACGGTGGGAGCCTCCCTGATCGCTGAGCAGTCAGATTACGCCCCGGACACCAGCGACATCCGGGACCCCGCAAACCCGGAGACGGACTCCGCGACAGGCCTCGGCTCCAGCTGCATCGTGAGGGTGGTGATCGAGTCGAGGGACGcagtgatggaggaggtggtgtCCAATCAGACCCTGGGACATGTCGAGGCAGCGGAGGGTTTCTCCGTGCCTGAAGTCTTGCAGCAAACACAGCTGGTCACTGAGGCTTACGAGTCCACGATGGACATGGAGGGAATGGTTGAGAACGGATCAGAGAGGAAGACCTGA